Sequence from the Denticeps clupeoides chromosome 20, fDenClu1.1, whole genome shotgun sequence genome:
GCCATTCTGAGGCATTTCATACCTTTGGAAGTATGCCTTGAAGGAAGCCACCTCAGAGAAAGGTCGAAGGTCAGGGCAAAACTGGGCAAAATTTACATATGTAAATACAAATCAGGTATCCTTTTATGTTCCTTTTCCTTCTCAGGTGGATGAATATCATGGCGTTCAGGTCCCGGACCCCTATGCTTGGCTGGAGGACCCGAACAGCAAGGAAACCAAGGTAAAGAATGTGTGTCAGATCGTGAGCACTCACCATAAAGACGACATTACCGTGGTAAATAGCTACTACGTACAGTGTAAGCCAGAAGATTGGACCCATCCTCATATAAAAAAACCAACATGCTGCTCTTACAAAATCTTATTGTGAGAACACATCAGAGTGTTATTTAAGTGTTGAGATATTTGATGGTTTTAGGTGTGATTTAATGGATGTGCAAGTGAATGGATCCTGTTCTTGCCAGGTttgaatcacatttttttttagtttttctgaAGAATTAAAAAGGATTTAGTTTCTATCACCGTATAAACCAAGGACAAACTAGTGAAAACGAAAAAGAGAGGCGTGAACAAATAATTAACCACAGCCTCCAATTATGAATAATGTTTGTGATAATTTCATTAAACCCTCATTCTTGGTTTGGCCACATAGTAGATGTTTTTAATATCTGTTTAAAGGTGGCGTGGCCTATTAAGAAAACATACATTATGTTGTGCTGCAAATCGGCACTAACTGTGCAACCACAGCTCCGGACATATTTTTCACGAATAAAAGGATGAATTAAAAGACGGTAAACGGTAAACAGGTTGACCTTTACACCTCAGACTTGCAGAGCAGGAGCAGACAAGAACATCGACAGTTCCCTtcccattttcaatttttccACATTAAGAAAAGGTCAAGATTGGGCTGTGTTTTGCTTATCaaagtgaaatatgaaataactaCATAATAACTATCATCACACAGATTCCAAAAAAACTGCCTGACAGGGATGGGGCTcaatttgtatgtatgtgtgtgtgtatgagtgtgtgtgtgtgtgtataaacatgataaaatatgGCATTTAGATTTGATAAATGAAAGTGTTACACGGTCAGGAGCTTTTAACAAGACCATTTAAATATTCCACAGAATGTCGCAGAACCTTTTTCCACGTGGTGTTTTTAAGATGTGAATGGAGGACCGGACCATGAAAAGTCGGTGTTTTAATTAGCTCTCTCTACCAAGCACTGCTgctattctttctttttttgaaaaTCAGGTCATAATGTCTCCAACAATTTATTCTGTCCAATCAATAAAAGTCTGATTACCACAATTCAGCTGCTGGACTGATATTGTCTGATGCACATCTTAAGCATCTCAAAGTTAAATATGATCTACCTTAAAACTCCACAGGTATGGTGCATGTAATAAAGTGTCCAAAGGAGTGTCCATAAAAGAACAAAGTGGTTACCGCGGTTACCTCCTTAACACATTACTACCATGACACTCACGCCCCTACCACATCTCACTTTAGGCCTTCGTGGAACAGCAGAATAAGATCACCATGCCTTTCCTGGAGAACTGCAGCGTGCGGCAGCAATTCCACCAACGTCTCACCGAGCTCTACGACTACCCCAAATACAGCTGCCCCTACAAGAGGGGGAAAAGGTGAGCACCCTTTACAAGTCCTTCTCCAAAAACCCCACCTGCTCCCATTGCAACACAAGGGTTACAGTTTCTACTTTTATTACTCAGCGAGTAGAATTACAGAAGAGCAGCATGACAGGGAAAGTGAAAATATCTCCAGAGCAAGTCCAAAAACACGAAAAGCTGGTGATCCAGTGAAAAGtagaacagaaaacaaacacgTACAGAAGAATGTAAGAAATTGCTGCCATTCAAAAAATTTCAGCAATgatctgagggaaaaaaaagttgataGTGTCACGGTATGGATATTACCTGGTACTCCGGACCAGGATTTCATGTTTGTCTGGTCTCGTAATTCCTGATTAccctgattgttttcatctgtatCCATGCCATGTCCTGTGTCCTCGTTtggtcatttgtcttttattctTGCTTCATCACGCATGTCGCTTGGGCACCCCTGACAGAAAAGATGCATGGAGCAGTTGGTCTGTGACGGATTTTTGACTTTAATCATCATTTCAGATGAAAAGAAGATAGAACGTGGCGTGAACACACATGGCCACAAGGGGCCACCAGTTAAGGAAACTCGTAAGTGAGTTTTAATCCAATGGGATAGCACaaagttaaatatataaatatatatttttttaaaaaaaagagagatattAACACATGCGCAGTGTCATCTCACTGAGAGCAAATAATTcccaaagataaaaaaagaacattaaagaacataGACAAGAACATAGACACAGCCACTAGAGACCGCCAGTGAGCGGGACTAACAGGGACCTGTCACGGTGTAAACCAAAGACAAActagtgaaaatgaaaaagagcagcacagcacatggtgcacacagtgaaatttgagtgagcagtgggcagccatgacaggtgcccggggagcagtgtgtggggacggtgctttgctcagtggcacgtcagtggtaccttggcggatcggaattcaaaccttccggttacggggccgcttccttaaccgcctaGTTCCCCACCATTTCTGTCGTTAACATATATTGCCACATGCAAAAAGTCTGGATCAGAAACTGAAGGTGTTGACAGACATTTCAAACAGAGACATTTCACGTAGCGACCATCACAATGATTGTGTCTTGTAGGTATTTCTACTTCCACAACCAGGGTCTGCAGAACCAGGACGTGCTGTATGTGCAAGACTCTCTGGATGCCCCTGCCTCCGTGTTCTTCGACCCAAACCAGCTCTCCGAAGATGGCACCGTGGCTTTAAAAAGCAAGTTCCTGCGGTGTGGTTGGACACAGACACCCACGTCTAGACTGAAtgacttcattctcagcctttttgtcttttttggggGCGCAGTGGGACGCTTGTCTGAGGAGTGTGAGCTCTTCGCCTACGGCCTGAGCACCAGCGGCTCCGACTGGGTGACCGTGCACTTCCTGAACGCTGAAGATCTGAGCCCACTGCCTGACAAGCTGGAGAGGGTTAAGTTCAGCTGCCTTGCCTGGACCCACGATGCCAAAGGGATCTTCTACAACTCCTACCCCAAACAAGACGGCAAAACTGATGGTACGTGCCAGGATTGTCAGAATGTCGAGGTTCCTGTCACTGTCACATCACACTTCGTTTACTCCTCCCCGACACAGGCACAGAGACAACATCCAACCTCAACCAGAAGCTGTACTACCACGTGATAggcaccagccaatcagaagacaTTCTGGTGGCAGAGTTTCCTGACCATCCAAAATGGCACAGCGGAGTCACGGTTACAACACCAAACGATAGCCGCAGCTTTAATTAGGGAAATTAATGGTCTATGTCTGTacatgctgctgctgtatcaaCAGTTGAATGCAGCAAAATCCTGACACTGTGCAGGACGAACCTCCCTTCAAGTTCTGATTGGTCCATAAAAACAGCTATATGTTACTTTAAGTTATGGAAATTCTGAGAAGGGTCAGTGaacttttaaacattaaaacattttataagcCTTTTAACATTAGTGGATCTGCAAATTCACTTGGCAGAAGTGGTTAAGGTTGTTGGGAGTAAAGAAATCATTAGATCATTGTGAATCATGATTAgggttattaaaatattttaacctcattaaattgaaaaaaataaaaattccaaatCTAGTTATTTGCCATGTTTAAACTTTAAACGtctttttagatcttttttttttcctgttacgCACATTGTCATAGCAGACATTCTGGAATATAATACGGATTGTCTGAACAATGAAAGCAGAAGTCGGGATCTTTCTCTCCAGGTTTCTGACGATGGTAGATACGCGGTTCTGTCCATAACTGAAGGCTGTGAGCCGGTTAACCAGCTCTGGTACTGTGACCTGCTGGCCCTTCCAAACGGAATCTCAGGTCTGCaaatgcgttttttttcttctttttttcgtTTCGTTtcataatttttaatgaaagaaTTATTCTGTCCAACCCCCCCCAGGCTTGCTGCCGTGGGTGAAGCTGGTGGAGAACTTTGAGGCGCAGTACTCCTACATCACGAACGAAGGCGGTATCTTCACCTTCCGCACGAACCTGGATGCCCCGCGTTACCGTGTTATAAACGTTGACCTCCAGAAACCAGACCCAGCCAGCTGGAAGACCTTCATCCCTCAACACTCGAAAGATGTTCTGGGTGAGTGTTGGGTAACGGGGGCCCTCACATCAGATAATGTGATAAATGGGTCATTTTAAACCCAAATCAAGCGAATTTCTGATATTTATTACGACATTTCGCATAAATAACATGGTAAATATATAGTATAATTTTCATGGATATTTCACCTTCAAAAGGTTTCTCATTATTCTGAGAAGATTTCCTGTCCTTTGTATTGTCGCATTAGCAAAATTAAAAGAGCCAATGAAAGTGAATTTACTAGAAACAACTCCAACGAAGTAAAAAACACTGTTCAGGGGTAATAAAAAAGGAAGTgcaatatacagtataataaaTCATACCAGCAATATAACATTGACTACTATTGAGTTGTACAAAATggaagttttttctttttcctgagaGCAACAGTGCATTGACTGACCCCAACAATGCCAGCGATGGAGATGGGCTGGGCCACAGTGCCAGGGAGTGAGTCAGGGCCACGAAATAGCGTGCCTGTATCGGGGAACTTGAGATGAGACCACAAAACCTCACAACGTTCAGACAGCTGCTGACAGCTCGGTATTTTTCCTtacaaagtgcacgtgtgtcGCGTGGCATCAGTACATGGAAATGAATTAAATCTCCTCGTACGCGGCGTTTCAAGCTCATAGCAGAAGAAGATATatgtgaaaatttgtgcaaaagaaATTACATCTACTAAAGCATCTAAAACCCCTAGAACCCTTCAGTAATAAGTATAAATAAAGTTGCACATTTCTGTATTAAATTATAGTCTGTATTTTTGATTAATCAGTTTAAAacaacaaatattatttttcaatatatcattttttttttgtcaacatttCTGGAATTCTCTGGGTGTCGAATTACTCCCAACAAAGGGAATTGGCGGCACAGATTAGATCTTGACTCAGATTCCTTTCAGCAACAACGTGCTGGTCCATTTCCTGAGAACAGAGTGACATGATTGCGCCATCTCCACTTCTGTCCTCGGGACAACTGATGTTTTCTGATCAGCAGTGGCCTAAAGTCCCTTCCGACCCCCCCCCTACTCCTTCAGGCTTTGTGGCTTGTGTGAaccagcgccacctgctggtcaaCTACGTGCATGACGTGAAAGACATCCTGCAGCTGTGGGACCTGCCGTCGGGGACGCTGATCCGGGATCTGCCCCTGGACGTGGGGACGGTGGCGGGCCTCAGCTGCAAGAAGAAGCACCCAGACTTCTTTTACAAGTTCACCTCCTTCACCACCCCAGGTACGATCCCGTCATATGTGGTCTGGCTTTCGGCGAAAATGAATTACgtgataaaaataaacagagGATTTGCATATTACAAGATCAACGTTCATACTTTGGTTTACCTCGATGCCTCGGAGAGCttattttgttaattattattgcagtgCGGTGGCTTTTTGGAAAACTCCCTACTCTCTAATATATCGAAATGATACAGCCAACATCAGTAAACACCGGGTTCAGATACGAATAGATCATGCCTAGGCGCATCCGAACAAACGAATGAATGGGAATTATTCCAAAGGCATCATCTACCACTGCGACCTCAGCCAGCCGGCTCCAGAGCCCACGGTGTTCCGGCGGGTGGAGGTGAAGGGCATCAATCCGGACGACTACGTGACCTCTCAGGTGAGACGCGACGCTTTATCCCGAAACACAAGGAGgctatgacacacacacacacacacacacacacacaaaaaaaaaaacctattgGCTATGAAGACTAACAGGAACAAAAATTACCATTAAACACCCACTAATTTGTTGCAAAATGTGTTTCAATGCAATCATCTATTGTGTTTAATTACAATCTCCTCAGGAATCTTATTCGCAGAGATCcgttaaaaattttttttgttgtcaacaCGAGGGATGAGTTCTTGAGAAAAACACTGATCTCCGGATAAGAAGATTTTAAAGAACGTCCCTCGGGGCACTGTTAAGCCCGTCACAAACAAGCCCGAATACACACGACAGCGCAAGACAACAATGGAAAGGGGTTATTTATCGACGAAAACGCATTTCCACTGAAGTTCCATTCATGCAGAGGCATGGAAGTAGGATGGAAATCTTGCTTAAGCCGCATATGTTCTTGTTCCAGTGTCTGAAAGTGGGTGATCCCTCAGGCTTGAATAAACATTGAAAGCTCTGGAGCCACAGTCAGCTTTACTTAAACTGCGGGCCATATTTTAATGGTGCTGAACAGGACTAAACAGGGAATGTTAACTAACCGACGTATCACGTCTCATTCAGCTTCCTCAACCTACTTTCTACCTGCTGCAGCCACCTAAAGGTTAATATTAAAATAGAGGATCAAATTCAGACATTTTATAATATGGTGTAAAGTAGTGGATTGACATATCTATAGATTAATATTTAGAGAATAACGAAGAGTCTCTGCGGCATAGCTGGGCTGTGGGAATCCAAAATCAATATGGAACATCTAGCCTGACCAGTTAACTGATCGAGGTCCAGTGGAGAAAGAAAACGCTATTTAGCAGCAACTTAGCTGATCATTTATCATatcatgtttttatatatacactataaatgtatttatatatactttttatacacagtacaggcttCTCattcaagtacataactccacatgtgttcattcatagttctgatgccttcagtgagaatctaccaacgtaaatggtcatgaaaataaagaaaacacattgaatgagaagttgtccaaacttttggcctatactgtattCTGTATACTAGGGAGgtagtggcctggcgggtaacacacttgcctacgaaccagaagacccaggttcaaaccccacttactaccattgtgtccctgagcaagacacttaaccctgagtgtctccaggggaggactgttcctgtaactactgattgtaagtcgctctggataagggcgtctgatatatgctgtaaatgaaatgaatgactTGAACATATACTATGCTACaacccaaaaaaaattatttctaaaGATCAGGAGGCAACTGAACTGActcggaaggttgccgattcggatcccgatccgccaaggtgccactgagcaaagcaccgtccccacacgctgctccctgggcgcctgtcatggctgcccactgctcaccaagggtgatggttaaaagcagaggacaaatgtcactgtgtcaccatgtgctgtgctgtagtgtatcacaatgacagtctctccactttcacttcattgttGTGTCCATTACATCGGTTGCATGTGGAAAGCATCAAAAGCATCAAATTCTCCTCTATTATTCTCCATTATGGAGAAGAAAATTTCCAATTCTATCTGTCCATTATAAACCCCAAATTAGCCACAGCAAGAAAAGGTCACGTGCTCAAAGGTCACGTGTAAGGTGGCAACCCTACaaaccacaaaatgtgtttcaGGTCTTCTACCCCAGTAAAGACGGCACGGAGATCCCCATGTTCCTCGTGCACGCCTGCGGCATCAAGAAGGACGCGTCGCACCCAGTCTTCCTGTACGGCTACGGAGGCTTCGAAAACTCAATCCAGCCTTATTACAAGTGAGTTTCATCAGCTGCTCTGGAGGGGATTTAAAAAGGGCCTTTTAAAGAATAACCCCAGCCTCGTCTGTCTCCGCCTCTCTGCCAGTGTGGCCTACCTGCTGTTTGTTAGACACCTGGGGGGGATCCTGGCCGTGGCGAACATACGTGGAGGGGGCGAGTACGGTCAGACCTGGCACAAAGGTATCACTCCAAAAAAGGAGCCTCCCAGCTGCCGTAGAGTAAATCCCACCATCCCCGGGCTCCCACTTCCGGACTACAGTTTACGATTTGATCATGTTTTGTATGATCCTGATGAGCAAAAATTATGTTCTGGCAACGTTATGGTGTCCAGTATTGACACCAGCATAGACCAATACGGTTTTTAACCACATTCAACTTTGTAAAATATCGaacaaatattgttttttgaCATTATGTTTTATGCATTAACTTTTATCTGAACTAAATGTCATCTTTAATACTGTTTTCCAAATGATGTTTGCTTATATCATAAATATGTTCCCTGAGGTGCTCAACCTTCAGTTGTTCTAGCAGATCTCCAGATTTTGACAATGATTCTGAAGTCCTCTCCTTCCACGTTTCGGAAGATTTAAAAGAAATGATTCGATTTTTATAAATACCAAGGGTGTTCGGGTGTATTTCTGGGTGTATTTCTGGGATAAGCGGGGTTCAGGTGGCAGATGGTGGAGAAGTGTGTGcaaacgtgtgtgtttgtgtgtaggcgGTTCACTGGGCAACAAGCAGAACTGCTTTGACGACTTCCAGCGCGCCGCTGAGTATCTGATCCAGCAGGGCTACACCACAGCCAGCCGCATCGCCATCAACGGAGCTTCTAATGGCGGACTGTTAGTTGgcaagtgtttttgtgtgtgtgtgtgtgtaaatttgacAAAGGCCAATAAATAATGCACAGAATCGATGGACGATTAATGCAGAGGCTCCAAAATGAAGGCGTAACTTTGCCAACCACTCACCGTTAAGTAGAGTTCCCCCGGCTGAATGACTGAAGCGCCTCAAGTTCAATTACCAGCCTGTTCTGCAGCAAGAACATTTCAGCGTTCTCCACCGGGGCTTTCATCAATCATTCAGTAACCGCTcccacacaaagaaagaaagaatgaaagaaagaaagaaagaaatatgtctTAAGCTAAATGTGTTACCATGAGATTCATTAAAAAGTGAACAGATTTACAGAGCCATTCTGTAATTAGTCAGGAGATTAAACAGAAGATAGAATTAAATAACCACAGCCCGCCATATGCCAGCGTGCCGAGCCAAGTTTGCCCCCTCTCCTCCGTCGGCACGGACCCGTCTACTCGTCTATCGGGATTTTTTTAGCTCTCCCCGTGTGTCTGCTGCTCTTGGAATTGAGATGGGTGCTGATGTGTTTAGGGTTGGGATGATTCTCAGATGAAGTTTTGACATCTTGGGGTGAAATTGACATCTTGATCAGCTCTTTCTACTGGCAAAAGCACATGCATAAATtcttcacaatgacacaaaaacCAAATGACTTAACAGATGGAAGAAGTCGgtgcaaatttgaaaaaactgtttttttttaatgaaatagaAATATACGTGCGGTcgtccaaggtgccactgaggtgccactgagcaaagcaccgtccccacacaactGCTttctgggcgcctgtcatggcttcccactgctcactcagggtgatgggttaaacgcagaggacaaatttcactgtgtgcacacatgtgacaatcatttcactttcactttgcatTTGTAACTGTATTGTACAattgcattgtatttttttctttgttgggTAACCATGGagttttggtgatttttttttaagaccctTGTGCGTCTGATTCTGCCCTCAGCGGCCTGTGTCAACCAGCGGCCGGACCTGTTCGGATGTGCCGTGGCTGAGGTGGGGGTGATGGACATGCTGAAGTTCCATAAGTTCACCATCGGCCACGCGTGGACTACCGACTACGGCTGCGCCGATGAGCCGGAGCAGTTCCAGTGGCTCATAAAGTAGGCATGGGCCTGGATCTGCCTCATATTAACACTGATTGTGTCAGAAGTCTCCAGATTTGGACGCTGGTGACCACTTTTGGCGCGTCCTTCTGTTTCAGGTACTCGCCCCTCCACAACCTCCCGCCAGCACCCAGGGAAGGCCCACCTTATCCAGCCATGCTGCTCCTGACGGCCGACCACGACGACCGCGTGGTGCCCCTGCACACTCTGAAGTACGTGGCCAGGCTGCAGCACGGGGTGGGCAGGAGCCCCGGCCAGAAACAGCCCCTCATGGTGCGCGTGGACACCCGCAGCGGCCACGGCGCTGGCAAGCCCACCGCCAAAGCAATCCTGGAGGACTCGGACATCTTCTCCTTCGTCGCCCAGACGCTGGGACTCAGCTGGAAGGACTGAGTGGAAACCTTAACCGTTCACATACCATTAACCTGTGAGGAAATTTCACACGCATCCTTAGTAGACTCTCtctgatttgttcattttacacacatccaatacattacattttagcAGCACTGTCCCTGTCATAATGTGCTCCACAATAATCATCATACGTCTTTCCACAGGCTACAGGGTGTGAATCAATTCGTAATAATTTGACAGTGAGCACGGttggtgacattttatttcacttttacaaaaaaattggaatattGTGCACTATGTATACGA
This genomic interval carries:
- the LOC114770649 gene encoding prolyl endopeptidase isoform X1, whose protein sequence is MAFKYPAARRDESKVDEYHGVQVPDPYAWLEDPNSKETKAFVEQQNKITMPFLENCSVRQQFHQRLTELYDYPKYSCPYKRGKRYFYFHNQGLQNQDVLYVQDSLDAPASVFFDPNQLSEDGTVALKMGRLSEECELFAYGLSTSGSDWVTVHFLNAEDLSPLPDKLERVKFSCLAWTHDAKGIFYNSYPKQDGKTDGTETTSNLNQKLYYHVIGTSQSEDILVAEFPDHPKWHSGVTVSDDGRYAVLSITEGCEPVNQLWYCDLLALPNGISGLLPWVKLVENFEAQYSYITNEGGIFTFRTNLDAPRYRVINVDLQKPDPASWKTFIPQHSKDVLGFVACVNQRHLLVNYVHDVKDILQLWDLPSGTLIRDLPLDVGTVAGLSCKKKHPDFFYKFTSFTTPGIIYHCDLSQPAPEPTVFRRVEVKGINPDDYVTSQVFYPSKDGTEIPMFLVHACGIKKDASHPVFLYGYGGFENSIQPYYNVAYLLFVRHLGGILAVANIRGGGEYGQTWHKGGSLGNKQNCFDDFQRAAEYLIQQGYTTASRIAINGASNGGLLVAACVNQRPDLFGCAVAEVGVMDMLKFHKFTIGHAWTTDYGCADEPEQFQWLIKYSPLHNLPPAPREGPPYPAMLLLTADHDDRVVPLHTLKYVARLQHGVGRSPGQKQPLMVRVDTRSGHGAGKPTAKAILEDSDIFSFVAQTLGLSWKD
- the LOC114770649 gene encoding prolyl endopeptidase isoform X2 codes for the protein MGRLSEECELFAYGLSTSGSDWVTVHFLNAEDLSPLPDKLERVKFSCLAWTHDAKGIFYNSYPKQDGKTDGTETTSNLNQKLYYHVIGTSQSEDILVAEFPDHPKWHSGVTVSDDGRYAVLSITEGCEPVNQLWYCDLLALPNGISGLLPWVKLVENFEAQYSYITNEGGIFTFRTNLDAPRYRVINVDLQKPDPASWKTFIPQHSKDVLGFVACVNQRHLLVNYVHDVKDILQLWDLPSGTLIRDLPLDVGTVAGLSCKKKHPDFFYKFTSFTTPGIIYHCDLSQPAPEPTVFRRVEVKGINPDDYVTSQVFYPSKDGTEIPMFLVHACGIKKDASHPVFLYGYGGFENSIQPYYNVAYLLFVRHLGGILAVANIRGGGEYGQTWHKGGSLGNKQNCFDDFQRAAEYLIQQGYTTASRIAINGASNGGLLVAACVNQRPDLFGCAVAEVGVMDMLKFHKFTIGHAWTTDYGCADEPEQFQWLIKYSPLHNLPPAPREGPPYPAMLLLTADHDDRVVPLHTLKYVARLQHGVGRSPGQKQPLMVRVDTRSGHGAGKPTAKAILEDSDIFSFVAQTLGLSWKD